In Centroberyx gerrardi isolate f3 chromosome 20, fCenGer3.hap1.cur.20231027, whole genome shotgun sequence, a genomic segment contains:
- the ankrd22 gene encoding ankyrin repeat domain-containing protein 22: protein MGMVYSEPACQSAYDGDLHGLYQLLKSDSSNLNVQDAGSGDTPLIAACRHGNLRVVRYLLKNRADATLTNKKQRSCLHYASRRTFSLLDYLMIAILMPILLLGYFILEQKQRKNVSLLQELLLSEVKLDAADYKGNTALHYACQRKSHRLVPLLLEKQADTAVKNNDGETPLDIATRLRFKKIVTMLRKTH from the exons ccggCCTGTCAGTCAGCATATGATGGTGATCTTCATGGTTTGTATCAGCTGCTGAAGTCTGACAGCAGCAACCTGAACGTTCAGGATGCGGGCAGCGGGGACACGCCCCTCATCGCCGCCTGTCGCCACGGCAACCTGCGGGTGGTGCGGTACCTGCTGAAGAACCGGGCGGACGCCACGCTGACCAATAAG aaACAGCGGTCTTGTCTCCACTATGCGTCCAGAAGAACTTTCTCTCTGCTGGATTATCTGATGATCGCCATCCTGATGCCCATCCTGCTGCTGGGATACTTCATACTG gagcagaagcagaggaagaatGTGAgtctgctgcaggagctgctgctcaGTGAGGTGAAGCTCGATGCTGCAGACTAC AAGGGGAACACAGCTCTTCATTACGCCTGTCAGAGGAAAAGCCACCGGCTGgttcctctgctgctggagaaaCAGGCAGACACTGCTGTGAAGAATAAC GACGGAGAGACGCCGCTGGACATCGCCACCAGACTGAGGTTCAAGAAGATCGTCACCATGCTGAGGAAGACACactga